A single genomic interval of Dysidea avara chromosome 8, odDysAvar1.4, whole genome shotgun sequence harbors:
- the LOC136263689 gene encoding uncharacterized protein, producing MDIRWYIVAVLVAVVTANSFEVDYKQYGLIPTLPAKSCRDIYQLNPTSDGKSGYYVVKIGDRPSFVYCDMELECGGEKGWMRITDMNITNGDECPHGWKKITSPVAACRASSDDDGCYSAQFSTHQVPYSRVCGMVIGYQKGSTDAFQPSSNSIDDPYVDGVSITYGTPRKHIWTYALGYNEAGGIYSCPCAVSGGPLPPSFVHENYYCESASYSNPGAAPYFTDDPVWDGEGCPSKNSCCSEPNLPWFFRQIPLTSDKNLEARICHDQHFSNEGVLVTEIKLYIQ from the coding sequence ATGGATATTAGGTGGTATATTGTGGCCGTGTTAGTTGCTGTTGTTACAGCTAATTCTTTTGAGGTTGATTACAAACAATATGGTCTTATTCCAACATTACCTGCAAAATCTTGTAGAGATATTTATCAACTGAATCCAACAAGTGATGGCAAGTCTGGTTATTATGTTGTAAAGATTGGGGACAGGCCAAGTTTTGTGTATTGTGATATGGAGCTGGAGTGTGGCGGAGAGAAAGGATGGATGAGGATAACTGATATGAATATCACTAATGGAGATGAGTGTCCCCATGGATGGAAAAAGATTACTAGTCCTGTTGCAGCTTGTAGAGCTTCTAGTGATGATGATGGATGTTATTCTGCTCAATTCTCAACCCACCAAGTCCCTTACAGTCGAGTGTGTGGAATGGTTATAGGTTACCAGAAAGGTAGCACTGATGCATTCCAGCCTTCCTCTAATTCTATTGATGATCCATATGTTGACGGAGTCTCGATAACCTACGGTACTCCCAGAAAACATATTTGGACCTATGCTTTAGGCTACAATGAGGCTGGTGGCATTTACAGTTGTCCGTGTGCCGTCTCTGGTGGTCCTTTACCACCATCTTTTGTTCATGAGAACTACTACTGTGAATCAGCATCATACAGTAACCCAGGAGCTGCTCCTTATTTTACTGATGACCCAGTCTGGGATGGTGAGGGCTGTCCCAGTAAGAACAGTTGCTGTTCAGAGCCAAACCTGCCATGGTTCTTTCGTCAAATACCGCTGACCAGTGACAAGAATCTTGAGGCTAGAATTTGTCATGATCAGCATTTTTCAAATGAAGGTGTTTTGGTGACAGAGATCAAACTGTACATCCAGTAG
- the LOC136263684 gene encoding uncharacterized protein encodes MGKQKLKLSSVKGYRKKRKAKLAASLTCESVASSNSSNPDTDLVVSLPLLSFTHNKVKGLMELHDRLSKNGIPGWNIVESTSERLSLAKMKFSPPRISVSVQISSNFEYCVTLEGYTINLPQLEAPIGSRISCVNDVIVLLNTINTFHLCEGNLCSEFPDLVVHNKGKFYGTDRKTLVANIVTNDSRQTIRHRECQVIVKEGVIRCTKCAAHRKTLQSTATRLHSRARNDASRSPTSHTITSPSSHANLDYLTAPEVSLRVQALQSRLKSSNKLVSQLQERIKKLTETQGLNVEQDLHDDLVTVMDQHEDSVSKQYDEDSFQMIFWRQQRQAIQKGTGVRWHPLFIKWCLYLHHCSSGAYKVLRNSKCLCLPSERTLRDYTHFNSTGAGFSDATDSQLKEYAKLDESPNHKNLVGLLFDEIHIKEGLVFDKNTGNLIGFADLGDINNDFIRYSNSDSDGESKLPLAKSVMFIMVRGLTSRLTFPYAQFPVESIKGSQLFPLFWEAVHRLEFMGFRVLSCTCDGATSNRRLYHLLTQSQTDKYKVLNKYSEDQRYIYLFSDPPHLIKTIRNCFSTRPLWCCGQYISWQHVVDLYKRNMGTGKGPAMVHKLKYEHIRLTSFSKMRVDLAAQVLSSTVSKGIKLTGGPHAQETAKFIEMCDKFFDCLNVDNLDEGSREKDFKKPYRKKDDFRLTWLRDEFMGYMNNWKESVNNREGYTPQQKQQNLLSDLTQEGISITVSSFVELVPIILSQPGVEYFLSEKICQDPLEKFFGCLRQRGRVNDNPMLNEVFKGAQGLRVIGDVNVKAIAGNCRGKRSADDAVLDNSSKLHLHKRRKSKQHNKENI; translated from the exons ATGGGTAAGCAGAAGTTAAAACTTTCTTCTGTTAAAGGCTACAGAAAGAAAAGAAAAGCTAAGCTAGCAGCCAGTTTAACTTGTGAATCAGTGGCATCCTCCAATAGTAGCAATCCAGACACAGATTTGGTTGTATCATTACCACTACTATCGTTCACTCATAATAAAGTGAAAGGATTGATGGAGTTACATGATCGCTTGAGCAAGAATGGTATCCCAGGTTGGAATATTGTTGAGAGTACTTCTGAGCGGCTTAGTTTAGCCAAGATGAAATTTTCTCCTCCCCGTATCAGTGTATCAGTTCAAATATCTTCcaactttgaatattgtgtcaCTCTGGAGGGCTACACCATCAACCTACCACAATTAGAAGCTCCAATTGGATCTCGTATTTCTTGTGTCAATGATGTAATTGTATTGTTGAATACAATAAACACTTTTCATTTATGTGAAGGCAACCTGTGCTCTGAATTTCCTGATTTGGTAGTTCACAATAAAGGAAAATTCTATGGAACAGATC GTAAAACACTGGTTGCCAACATTGTTACCAATGACAGTAGACAGACTATTAGACACCGGGAGTGTCAGGTCATTGTGAAGGAAGGAGTGATCAGGTGTACAAAGTGTGCTGCACATCGTAAAACCTTACAATCTACAGCTACACGATTACACAGCAGAGCAAGGAATGATGCATCTAGATCTCCTACTTCACATACAATTACTTCTCCTAGTAGCCACGCCAACCTTGATTACTTGACAGCTCCAGAAGTTTCACTCAGAGTACAAGCATTACAAAGTCGTTTAAAGAGTAGCAACAAGTTGGTGAGCCAATTACAAGAACGAATTAAGAAATTAACAGAAACGCAAGGGCTCAATGTTGAACAAGATCTACATGACGACCTAGTAACTGTTATGGATCAGCATGAGGACAGTGTAAGCAAGCAGTATGATGAAGATTCTTTTCAGATGATATTTTGGAGGCAACAGCGTCAGGCTATACAGAAAGGAACAGGGGTTCGTTGGCATCCTCTGTTCATAAAATGGTGCTTATACCTGCACCATTGCAGTAGTGGTGCTTATAAGGTATTAAGAAATTCAAAGTGTCTGTGTTTACCTTCTGAACGTACTTTGCGTGATTATACCCACTTTAATTCAACTGGTGCTGGGTTTTCTGATGCTACTGACAGCCAGCTAAAGGAGTATGCAAAGTTAGATGAATCCCCAAATCACAAAAATTTGGTAGGCTTGTTGTTCGATGAAATACACATCAAAGAAGGACTGGTGTTTGATAAAAATACTGGCAATTTGATTGGATTTGCGGATTTAGGAGACATTAACAATGACTTTATAAGGTATTCTAATTCTGATTCGGATGGTGAAAGCAAGTTACCTTTGGCAAAGTCAGTCATGTTTATTATGGTCAGAGGATTAACATCTCGTTTAACCTTCCCTTATGCTCAGTTCCCAGTAGAGTCCATTAAAGGCTCACAACTTTTCCCTCTTTTTTGGGAAGCAGTTCACAGGCTAGAATTTATGGGGTTCCGTGTACTTTCATGTACATGTGATGGAGCTACGTCGAACCGAAGGTTGTACCACTTGCTCACACAATCTCAAACTGATAAGTACAAAGTACTAAACAAGTACAGTGAAGACCAGcgatacatatatttatttagCGATCCACCTCACTTGATAAAAACAATTAGAAATTGTTTTTCAACAAGACCTCTGTGG TGTTGTGGACAATACATTAGTTGGCAACATGTCGTTGATCTATACAAGCGCAATATGGGAACTGGCAAAGGACCTGCAATGGTCCACAAGTTGAAGTACGAGCATATACGCCTGACTTCTTTCTCAAAGATGCGGGTTGACCTTGCAGCTCAG GTGCTTAGTTCTACTGTGTCAAAAGGTATCAAGTTAACTGGTGGACCACATGCACAAGAAACAGCAAAGTTTATTGAAATGTGTGACAAGTTCTTTGATTGCCTTAACGTTGATAACTTGGACGAGGGTAGCCGGGAGAAGGATTTTAAAAAACCGTATCGAAAGAAAGATGATTTCAGATTAACG TGGCTACGTGATGAGTTTATGGGTTATATGAACAACTGGAAAGAATCTGTGAACAACAGAGAGGGCTATACTCCACAACAAAAGCAGCAAAACCTGTTAAGTGATCTTACACAAGAAGGGATTTCAATTACAG TTTCGTCATTTGTGGAGTTAGTTCCTATAATATTGAGTCAGCCTGGGGTTGAGTATTTTCTAAGTGAAAAAATCTGCCAGGACCCCCTGGAAAAATTTTTTGGCTGTTTACGCCAGCGGGGGAGAGTAAACGACAACCCAATGCTGAATGAAGTTTTCAAGGGGGCTCAAGGATTACGTGTTATTGGCGATGTCAATGTAAAGGCCATTGCTGGCAATTGTAGAGGAAAGAGAAGTGCCGATGATGCTGTACTAGATAATTCTTCTAAGTTACATTTACATAAGAGAAGAAAAAGTAAACAACATaacaaagaaaacatttaa
- the LOC136263694 gene encoding uncharacterized protein isoform X3, with protein sequence MNFSACWIVSSEDVFGVATDVPGLGIECHEFQVNLLRCIRHSVDGFEQVSSVDCSGIKGVNFQCLLDCVIRYRNKCFWCCDRCSRSQYRHADIQEIITIVGTIFSQVLM encoded by the exons atgaatttcag tgcctgctggattgtttcatcagaagatgtctttggtgttgcgaccgatgttccag gtctcggtattgagtgtcatgaatttcag gtcaatctactcagatgtatcaggcatagtgttgatgggttcgaacaagtatccagtgtagactgtagtggcatcaagggtgttaatttccag tgcctgctggattgtgtcatcagatatcgaaacaagtgtttttggtgttgcgaccgatgttccag gtctcagtatcgtcatgctgacatacaagaaatcatcactattgttggaactatttttagtcaagtcttgatgtga
- the LOC136263694 gene encoding uncharacterized protein isoform X2, which translates to MSLVLRPMFQVSVLSVMNFSYQLSLYTSDVNLQVNLLRCIRHSVDGFEQVSSVDCSGIKGVNFQCLLDCVIRYRNKCFWCCDRCSRSQYRHADIQEIITIVGTIFSQVLM; encoded by the exons atgtctttggtgttgcgaccgatgttccag gtctcggtattgagtgtcatgaatttcag ttatcaattatcactatatactagtgatgtgaatttgcaggtcaatctactcagatgtatcaggcatagtgttgatgggttcgaacaagtatccagtgtagactgtagtggcatcaagggtgttaatttccag tgcctgctggattgtgtcatcagatatcgaaacaagtgtttttggtgttgcgaccgatgttccag gtctcagtatcgtcatgctgacatacaagaaatcatcactattgttggaactatttttagtcaagtcttgatgtga